TCTTGGGTTATCAAAATCGATTGAAAAAGACAAGTTTAAGGGATTAGAATGAGATGATTGTTGTGAAAGATTGAAGATGGGGACCTGCAAATTCCCCTCTCTATCCTCTGCGGCATACCTGCAAACTCTTTCATTGGCCGCCGCCTCCCATTCTGGCCAAAAAAGGATCATCGCTTCCAATATAGCGAAAAAGGGACCAGAGCTGTCTCTCTCACTCTCACACCATTGTGAATCGCCAGTATCGCCATGAAACCAAcacgactctctctctctctctctcaactGATAACCGACATGAAACCTTATGTCACCAAAGTGACAATTCCAAAAttgggttaaagaagataactaTGGTgtggaaacaaaaaaaagaggtTGAATAGCGATGGGGTGGGAGTTGCTGAAAAAGTGGTGTTGGAAGAAgataaattcttttttcttttttaattcttttattatataaatttaataattaaaaatttaaagcttaaaatatgatgttcactcacgactctctctctctctcaactGATAATCGACATGAAACGTTATGTCACCAAAGTGACAATTCCAAAATTAGGCTAAATAAGATAACTATGGTgtggaaacaaaaaaaagaggtTGAACAACATGGGGTGGGAGTTGCTGAAAAAGTGGTGTTGGAAGAAGAtagattcttttttcttttttaattcttttattatataaatttaataattaaaaatttaaagcttAAAATATGATGTTCACTCGCCTTAAATGCGTGTAGTCAAACTCTCTCGCCAACTCAGATATTTTAATGACACATAAGCATGATCGATCAATGGTCAAAAGGAGTTAATATattgcattttatttaatttagggATCTATATGACAAATGAGTAAGTAAAAGGGTTCACAATATAAACTGATacaaattgtttttttctttcaatagcCGGCCAAATGACTACAAGATCATCGGTCTACTCTATCTATAAGTGTCTACAAAATCATTTCGCCTAATTTATATGCAAAGATTTGGTATTTAAACATACTCTCGAATGTGGctatttttcaagattttattttttgatctcTCTTCCATaatatgtgaaaaaaatattattttaacacaTTTATGTATGTGGAAACTTATCAagatttcatttcttttatttgtatcaTTTATATAATATGCGCCAACATTGATTGTTTTAACACATTTTTGTTACATGCTAGCAAACTATATTTGCCATGATAACCAACTACTAATTATATTGGAGATAGTGTTGAAATTATTTGATAAGTAATTGAGTATTAAATACGAGCGAGCTTCTTTTCTCAAAGTTCAAACCCTACCCAGCTTTCTACCCACAAACAAAGACGCAATTACAAATGGCTGAGGCAGCTTTGGATATGACTCTCGACGAtctcatcaagaagaataaGACCGGTACCGGAGGTAAGCCTCGTGGCAGAGGCCGCGGCGCCGCCTCCACCTCCAGTGCTGGACCTTCTCGACGGGTCCCTAATCGTTCTGCTAACCGAGCTGCACCTTATTCCATCGCCaaggttgaatttttttaattgattttttttccggATTTTGAACGGTGGATGAAATTATTGTATCTGATCCAAGTTGCTGGCTGTTCAGGCCCCTCAAGCGTCGTGGAATCATGATATGTTCGAGGCAGATCAAGCCGTCGCCTTTGGTCAAGCTGGTGGTCGGGCGTCTTCCATAGAGACTGGGACTAAACTCTACATCTCCAATCTTGATTACGGCGTCTCCAATGAGGATATCAAGGTAGTTTCTCTCTCTGGTAACTGTTACTTCTTTGTTGAGAGAGTTTATGgatgaatatgaaattttcttcttcttctttgggtAATGGAATAGAACAAGCTAATTAGTTTAGGATTTTGAAAGttcattgtttttcttttcttttgcttCCCTAGTCTCTTTTGATTACACTGTTAAATATCTCTGGATTTGTTGTCAAAGTTTTgacctttaattaattatttgtccCTGCTAGAATAGTAAGTAAGATGAGAAAAAGGTGGATGAGCATGATATACTAGTTAATccactgaggaggtaataaagatgtaacaagaaaaaaaaaagatttatgtAAGAAACTAATGGAGATGTAGCTAAGAAGGATATAGTTGTTGGTCAAGATTAACCGTATTAAGAAAGACACTGAATCGAAAGCAGACTCACCAGCTCTTCTGCTTATAAGGAAGCTAGTGTCCACAGGAATTTGCAGTATGTACCTGCATTGGTGTATGAAAAAAGATGTACTGTATTTTGTAAGTAGTGTGTGCGATCTCTTTCTGGAGTTTTATTGATTGTTTACCAATATTATGTTTATTCTTGAATTGCAGGAGCTCTTTTCAGAAATTGGTGACCTGAAACGTTATGCTGTTCATTATGATAGGAGCGGGAGATCAAAGGTATTTTGTTGACCTAGACTATGCACTTTAAAGGAAAACAATGTTGTTTGGCTGAAATTAGTGGAACACTGGAACTGCTTCTTCAGGGAACAGCAGAGGTGGTTTTCTCACGTAGACAAGATGCACTAGCTGGTGTTAAAAGGTTCAACAATGTTCAGCTTGATGGGAAGCCAATGAAGATTGAAATTGTTGGTACCAACATTGTCACTCCTACTGCCCCTTTTTCCAATGGAGCTTTTGGTTTTGGAGATACTAATGGAGCTCCTAGAAGGTATGCTCTGTTACTCGCCAAGCTGTTAAATTGGATCAGAATTttgtttgagattttttattCTGCTATTTGATGacataaatgaaaataagtttttttttataagattgAACATCTAGCTAAgtgctaattatttttatgtgctTTATTCTGTAGCCAAccatttgtaaattttttttactgacACACTGGCCTCTTCACCCACTCCTTAGAAAGGTCacgcaaagaagaaaaaaatatatttgatcgTGGAGCTATGTTTCTCTTACTATTCAAAAATATCATCGGGTTTGGGTCGGTTCCTCCAAAAGTAGTTCATTTGTGGGGGATCCAACATGGGCGCGGCAAGATTTTTGGATAGTCCAAGCAACATAGTCATGGagcaaattttttgtttgtagtTTCTGGGTGCTAAGCAAGTTCTAAAGTGGTTTCACAAGACTGGTAACTGTAGTTCCAGTAGTTGTAAgaaattcatacatatatgtaCAAAGTGGAGATATTAGCTAGTTTGGTCCAAGCTCTACAGTCGAACTCTGTCAAAGTGACATAAGTTAATGAAGTAGCCAAAAATGATAAATGTGTGGTTGGTTTTGGAGACTTGTATTGGAGTTAATCGCGTGGATAGATCATACAGAAGTACTATATAAatgaaacaatattgtgcaAATGTCTCATGGAACGTAAGCTTTGGTTGGATGcagaaaaggagaaaattgaGTAAAATGTGGAGTTAGTGAGTACACATTTCCTTTGTTTGGACAAGGGCATGGGGAGTATAGTTGTTTTTAGGAGACAATTTATAGTCAAGAAAATATTGTCTCATTTTTGTCTTTCCTCTTCTATGTTGCATACCAAGTCTGCTCTCTTCTTTCCCTTCTCTTAACCAAGGATCAAGGATATATAGAAAATGAATTCAAGAAGATTTGCATATAACCAAATACGTAGTTTGGAGGCATGAAGTAGTTAGTGTTTGTCATCTTCTTTAAACTGAATAAGTGGAGAATCATTTTCATTCTTGTTGAGGTTTCTATCATAAATATCAAGaactattagaaaaaaattaatactaagACTTAATTCTTTTTACTTCATTAACTTCCCTTTATTAGATTTTAACTGTCTTTAGTTTATGGAGGATTGGAAGTGTTCAAGAGGCATTGAATTGGAAGTTTTTTGTTGGTATTAGCACACTAACAATTTATTCCACTGTTTGGCCCCTTGAATGTTGTTGCACTAACAAAGTTATCATGCAAAATGGAAGTTAGTGAAGAATCGAAATTGTACCACTTGTGAAAAGATTTTCCATGAAGTGAGGTACATAACTTCAGTGTTGGGATGCTTACTTTGCTGAGTGGTTAATGTGATGGCTTCAGTTTGAAGTCCTTAAAAGTTCCCTCTCTGGTTTAGCGCCCTTAGTACTTGATTAAATGGATAATATGCTGACAACTATTAGCACTCACTTGGCTAATTGGATGATCGGTCAACTTATTGCAAGTGATTCAGCGTCAATTGACGTAAAAGATTTCCGCAATAGCTTAATCTCATGTTTTAGTACTTGTTTGATTTAAATCTTCAGTTGAGTTGTTCAGTTGGGTTTGTCCTCTCTTTTGATATTGTTTAACATAGTTATATGATATAACTGGATTATGGATGTGGGATTAGTTTCCATTCAATGTGTTCTAATCATATTTCATTGTGTTAAAACAGTGTTCAAGTAAGAGGTGGTGGTTTTGGGAGGTCACGGGGTGGCAGAGGACGTGATCGTGGATTTCGAGGAGGCAACAGAGGATGGGGAAGAGGAGGTCGTGGAGAAAAGGTATCTGCAGAAGATCTAGATGCTGATTTGATGAAATATCATACAGAAGCAATGCAAACGAACTGATGGGTCTGGTAGTAATGTTTGCCTCTACATCCAGTGCTTAGTGGAGCCACACCACACTACACCACACCACACACAGGCTCTCTGTACTTTGGCCTTGTCTTTTCAAGTTGCAAGAAAGAAGTACTTGTTGGAAAATTTCAGCCGTTCCTGTATGGGTATTAtgcttatttaatttttccctTGCTTTGGATTTGTGACTTGGATGGAGTGATGAAATCTACTCAACTCTTTAATTTATGTAAGAGATGTATGATTATAGTGGAAATGCTAATCCTTAGCCCCTACCACTAAAAGGCTTTGCCGATGGTGGCAGACACCAGCCGAAGGTCGTGGAGGCAGGTTTTGTCAGTCTATTCTTTGTCCCCTGGTTTCGCAATTGCAGTCTTTGTGCAATCAGCTTTACTCTAAGCTTCTATCTAGTTTTATCCAATGTTTGTAATAAGCTTTAAAAAGTTGACTTAGGAAATAGGTAATGGGATCATTACTGGGTGACTAAGTTGAATATCTGAATGGATTATATCTTGTTTCAAATATATGGGAGGAGTAAGCTGACTGCTGGTATTGCGGGGAACACAGATTCTAACAGAGAAAGAGGCTTTATCTTCATTCTGTGAACATGACGACCTTTGACTGAAGTGACAAAGCTTGTGCCTTGTACCGTAGAATTGCTTGGGTTTGCGTATTGATTGTGTGCTTTTGAGTCTTAAATGCCGCTTCCCAAAGTGGCATATCTTCATATGGCTTTGCATATTAAGCTATTTCAAATTCAAGTTCAGTGATTCAGTCCTAATTCTCTCCAAGGAGAGTTCAAAATTATAAGTATGTATCTCTCCTAATAAAGCCCTTAGGATAGAATGTGATGATTTTAACCTTGTGAAGATTtggattaaaatttttttattcaactcTCTCATCCCTGAGAAGGTATGTATGTGTCTAGCTAGAGCTTTACTGGTATGGGTTGCGAGTTTTTAAATGGATTCTTTCTATTTCCAGATGGTCTGTAAGTCCCCCCAATAGGTGACTTTTTAATTTTGCGTCCGTGAAAGTACTATGATCTAATTTTGCAGgacaaattcacaacttttgCTTTCTCTAACGACACTTTTTTAGGAATATGCCTCTATCCACATAACTCAATAGGAACTAAATTTGTGCTTTGCAACTATTTTCTTTTCGATGTCAAAGACTGCAAAAAAGGTAAGATTTAAGGACCTGAGTGATCGAACATAATCAATCTGCTATCAATAAACTCTCACAGAAAAGTTATATAACAAGTATTTAgtataataatagaataaataaatatagaatagaaaaataataaactaaaacttctataatgatcataattttttttaaaattaaaatttattacgtAAAAAAAGGATAGCATAGAACAGCAAATTAAACTCTTAAAAGATTTGATTAACATAATCTTgaagaagaggaaaatattttaaaaataaataaaaaacaaaatatattgaacaaggggcattaaaaaaaatgacaaagggACTTAAAATGTCCCATTATTAGCTTGGAAAATAAATTCCTTCCAtccatataataaaaaattacctCTATGACACGGCGTgcataataaattttttgttgtagaataattaaattttcGTTGCAGAATAGTAGTGTTTCTTTATAGCACGTTTCAGAAAGatgctcttttttattttaaggactcctcaattttaaaaaattctaaaccACATAATTTAAAACCGAACATGCGGTAGTTTTTCAGTCTGTCGGAATTACGCATTGGATAGTAAATAAGGGTACGTGGTGATTAATAAAAAGTTCTCTTCAATTGCACCCCCAACCCCCCAAAAAAGTGCGTTCCAAACAATAGCTAAAATCAGAATGAATACTAAAGAGGATCCTGGCATTTTCTTCACCTACAACCTGAACTAAGAAAAGTAAAAGCACACAACTAGTATGCCCGCTACAGTACAAATGACAACAATTCTACATGTATACCGTTCTACACCACCATGCTTCCGAAAACAATAATTCCCAATATCTTAATTACATGCAGGAAAAACCTTTAATACATCAAGGACCAAACTTCTTGACTCAACATACAACATTACTCCGCACAAATCTTAAATGTCGAACACCATTCGGCAACATCATTGCTCCTTTGGTCTACTCCTCACTTTATCCCAACTAGAAAATATTAACCTCAAGAGAGAATAGAACACGGCCAGAATGCATGACTTTATAAAGTTCCAAAATGAAGAAGGCCAATACCAAGGATACAGCAAACGGAAAAAGAGACTTATAATATGCCGAGGGTATCGTCCGACCTGAAGCAAGACATTAAATCACGTTAGAGGAAAAAATGGAACTCTACGACGAAGAGGAAGGCGATAAAACTCCTAACCTTGCGATATTCTCTAATGGCAATCATGAGCTTCCATGTTTAAAAGGAAATATAGAAGCTAACAAAGGATTCCACATTTACCACAAACTGGCAAAGTAACTAAAACAGCTTTTCTAAGAAGTTATCTTTGTATACCACCCACTTACAAAAATATCACCAGTTCCCACCTACAGATTAGGTTTCTTCTAGCCCGGACTTTTCTTATCAACAGTTACACTCGAGATGTTACAAGCTAGTCCAAAAATATATGCAGCTTAATGTTCAAGATGCATTTCTAGCTCTCAAAAGAAAAAACTGATAAAGACcagaatatttttatataaagatACCCCAAAGGAATCTGAACTATTGTTTCTGTATTTCTTTATCTACTTCCTAGGTGCGCATTGTGCATCAGGATACTTCGGTACACCATTAAACATCTCATGCATAGATGAAAAGTAAATACATCTTACATAAACCCATAAATTGTCCGGAATACGACGAAGTAATGATATCAAATCATGAGCTTTCTTCAGATAATGGAGAGACAACTCACAGGATATAGCAAATCTAATGCATCCCATGCTGCATGGCGGACAGCTCTTGTTGGGTACATGGGAGCACCTGGTGACGTGAAGCTATACAAGCAAGTTTTCAATCTTGTACTAGTAGCCATTCTCAACTCTAATCCTGCAGAGAGGTCATTGTAAATGTAACTCCATTCTATAAAACCCATATTTATACAAATTAGCAACAAAATTAGCTTTACCTTGAAGAACCTTCAATTGGGAGAGATAATGCAACAACACTGGCTCCACTTTTAGTTTTTGAAGCTgacaacataattataaatgaGAACAAATACAGGAAGAGTAAGGAAATGGCTTGGGATGTTAAAGATACTTCTCTTACCTGATCAGCTAGTTCAGTGACAAATATATCTGCTGCACCACCAATCAAGAAAGCATTCGGGAAATCAGGGAATTGCCTTAAGAAACTTCCTAGTTTGTCACCTGCAAAAAGATTAACATAAGCATGCGTACTCAACCTTCTATGCGAGGTTACTGCTAAGATCAACTTACCTAGGTTATAGAAAAATATGAACCTTGAGAGGAAGAGAAATAGATCTCTTTGGGCCTGACAAGATGAAGACCGCAAATGATGTTAGGATATGCCCACTAAAACTAGACTTGCTTTGGCACACAGGAAAAGCTGAGGGGGCAAACATCAGACCTGCAAAGGGATCTTCTTTAATCGGTCAGGAACAAGGGCAACTTCCTCGAGCAGATACTGTTACACACATCCAAATAACTAATTATCACCATTTGCTAAGATCGAAAAAAACCCACAAAATTGCCAGTTTTACTCCAAATACTTGAAGAAAATAGAAATCAAGTTACAGGtatttgaccttaaaaagaCTCTGAAAACGCCTTGTGTTTGTTTGGATGTCAATCCTGCAAAAAGGATATGTCAACCAATCATTTAACACATTTTACCATAACCCCCGTACTCCATCCCCGTACATATTTAGAGAAGTTATTCTGAAGCAcgcaataagaaaaaaaaaaggcacaGACAAAATGTTGAAACCCAGAAGAGCAGGAATATATTTAAATCATAAACCTGTCAGACACTACGGTGCAGTTGGATAGAAATATTACGCAGTCTATTCTATGAGCATCAACCGGGTAAATCTCTGAGTAGCAATATATATTAACGTGGATATGACGAATGCAAGAAGGTGAAGAGCTTTGCTAATACTGATTTGTAGGCTAGTAATTGATCCAACGTGATGATAAGTTTCGTTCATGCAAGAGAAAATGAAAGCAAGAGCAACAACCAATGTTCCAGTATCAGCAAGAAAACTTAGGAAGGTTGCATAAAGGGAAACAAGCGCTGAGGAGTGTATAAAGCAACAAGCCATCCAGATTGTTGCCTAAAGGATAGACCCTATGCAGTGAACTCTCATCACATTCGAACCTTGATATATCTAAATCATAAAGATTTGTGCCGTTGAACTATTAGCAAGTTCAGCAATAGAATAGAAAACTCACATACTGGTAGCTTTACATACTTCAGACTCCATAGAAGCCGCGAATGAAAGTGACATTAGCAATCAATAAGATCTTAAAATAAGAGTGGAACTCATACCAGAATACATTTGTCGCTCCTTGAACAAGAGCTGATGAGTATCGGAGGAGGACTTCAGAATTCTCAAGTTGAACCTCAAACAACTGCAAAGtagaagagatttttttttggaatagtAATTTCAGTATCGTCGCGTGAACAAAACACACAAAcacaaaaacacacacacacacctctCCTCCTACCCCCTTCCCACTTTTTCTTACTTGTGAGGTCCTTT
The DNA window shown above is from Solanum lycopersicum chromosome 11, SLM_r2.1 and carries:
- the LOC101266600 gene encoding uncharacterized protein, whose translation is MATISTARSSAYLTALTQEIEKKLQRALTSPSQRRNLLQELFADIALEVDDRAKEIILGTKDAIIVAEERAEGPTCYYYVLADHFVHVPQNGKPILDLIVQLWSQSFAANIFSLLFHKWLFEVQLENSEVLLRYSSALVQGATNVFWIDIQTNTRRFQSLFKYLLEEVALVPDRLKKIPLQAQRDLFLFLSRFIFFYNLGDKLGSFLRQFPDFPNAFLIGGAADIFVTELADQLQKLKVEPVLLHYLSQLKVLQGLELRMATSTRLKTCLYSFTSPGAPMYPTRAVRHAAWDALDLLYPVGRYPRHIISLFFRLLYPWYWPSSFWNFIKSCILAVFYSLLRLIFSSWDKVRSRPKEQ
- the LOC101266904 gene encoding RNA-binding (RRM/RBD/RNP motifs) family protein (The RefSeq protein has 1 substitution compared to this genomic sequence) is translated as MAEAALDMTLDDLIKKNKTGTGGKPRGRGRGAASTSSAGPSRRVPNRSANRAAPYSIAKAPQASWNHDMFEADQAVAFGQAGGRASSIETGTKLYISNLDYGVSNEDIKELFSEIGDLKRYAVHYDRSGRSKGTAEVVFSRRQDALAGVKRFNNVQLDGKPMKIEIVGTNIVTPTAPFSNGAFGFGDTNGAPRSGQVRGGGFGRSRGGRGRDRGFRGGNRGWGRGGRGEKVSAEDLDADLMKYHTEAMQTN